A part of Chryseobacterium shigense genomic DNA contains:
- a CDS encoding LLM class flavin-dependent oxidoreductase — protein sequence MELGIGMFGDLAFDQATGKYRDAGVKIREILDQVKLMDEVGIDVFAMGEHHRPDYAVSSPEIVLAAAASITRNIKLASGVTVLSSSEPVKVYEDFSTLDLISDGRAEIFVGRGSFIESFPLYGYSLNDYEELFDEKLELLLKINSEENVTWSGKLRAPMKDQTVYPRAKNDGKLSIWRAVGGTPQSVLSAAKLGMPLVVAIIGGMPVQFKDLVEFYKQEYQKAGHNVAEMQIAIHSHTFVSDDQAVADGYFNNYKSQMDRIGASRGWAPYTKMQYDGGRSREGALFIGSPAEVADKIAYMKEIFGITRFVGHMDVGDPAHNVMMKSIELFGEKVKPVIQSL from the coding sequence ATGGAATTAGGAATAGGAATGTTTGGTGATCTGGCTTTTGATCAGGCAACCGGAAAATATAGAGATGCGGGAGTTAAGATCCGCGAAATACTGGATCAGGTAAAATTAATGGATGAGGTAGGAATTGATGTTTTTGCAATGGGAGAGCATCACCGTCCGGATTATGCGGTTTCATCACCGGAAATAGTGTTGGCCGCTGCGGCAAGCATCACCAGGAATATAAAGCTGGCAAGCGGGGTAACGGTTTTAAGTTCTTCAGAACCTGTAAAAGTATATGAAGACTTTTCAACGTTAGACCTGATCTCGGACGGAAGAGCAGAAATATTCGTCGGAAGGGGAAGCTTTATAGAATCGTTTCCACTTTACGGTTATTCATTAAATGACTACGAAGAACTTTTCGATGAAAAACTGGAACTGCTTTTAAAGATCAATTCTGAGGAAAACGTAACCTGGTCGGGAAAACTTCGTGCACCTATGAAGGATCAGACTGTTTATCCAAGAGCAAAAAATGACGGAAAACTGTCAATCTGGAGAGCTGTAGGAGGAACACCGCAATCTGTTTTAAGTGCAGCAAAACTGGGAATGCCTTTAGTGGTAGCCATCATTGGCGGAATGCCCGTACAGTTTAAAGATCTGGTAGAATTTTACAAACAGGAATATCAGAAAGCAGGGCATAATGTAGCTGAAATGCAGATTGCTATTCATTCTCACACATTTGTAAGTGATGATCAGGCTGTTGCAGACGGATATTTCAATAATTACAAATCCCAGATGGACAGGATAGGGGCTTCAAGGGGCTGGGCTCCTTACACCAAAATGCAGTATGATGGCGGAAGAAGCAGGGAAGGTGCTTTATTCATCGGAAGCCCGGCAGAAGTTGCAGACAAGATTGCCTATATGAAAGAGATTTTTGGGATCACAAGATTTGTCGGGCATATGGATGTTGGTGATCCGGCTCATAATGTCATGATGAAATCTATTGAATTGTTCGGTGAAAAAGTAAAACCGGTCATTCAAAGTCTATAA
- a CDS encoding intradiol ring-cleavage dioxygenase, with protein MKTINRKDFLKSLGLAGVTAVAAPILIHCSSDDDVITSSTTDSSGSSTGCSVTNSETEGPFPTKTPSSLVQSNIVSDRTGVPFTITLTIQNVNAACANLQGVLVDIWHCDKEGNYSEYGGTGMQTTNYTSVHFLRGRQTTDSNGQVNFTSIFPGWYNGRATHIHVHIYSASGQSLLVTQIAFPEGSGSAVALVAESAGYKSLTGYTYNANDNVFSDGTSNEMSSISGSVSGGFALTHTIKVSA; from the coding sequence ATGAAAACAATCAACAGAAAAGACTTTTTGAAAAGCCTGGGTTTAGCAGGAGTAACGGCAGTTGCAGCACCTATTTTAATCCATTGTTCAAGTGATGATGATGTGATTACCTCATCCACCACGGATTCTTCAGGTTCTTCTACAGGTTGCTCTGTAACCAATTCTGAAACCGAGGGACCTTTTCCTACCAAAACACCTTCAAGTCTTGTACAGAGTAATATTGTAAGCGATAGAACCGGTGTTCCTTTTACCATTACCCTTACCATTCAAAATGTTAACGCGGCCTGTGCCAATCTTCAGGGAGTATTGGTTGACATCTGGCATTGTGACAAGGAGGGCAACTATTCCGAATATGGTGGAACGGGAATGCAAACGACCAATTATACGTCTGTACACTTTTTAAGAGGAAGACAAACCACAGATTCCAACGGGCAGGTGAATTTCACTTCTATTTTTCCGGGTTGGTACAATGGAAGAGCCACTCATATCCATGTACATATTTACAGTGCTTCCGGACAGTCACTTCTGGTTACCCAAATTGCTTTTCCTGAGGGAAGTGGCAGCGCAGTAGCCCTGGTAGCAGAAAGCGCAGGCTACAAAAGCCTGACCGGATATACCTATAATGCGAATGATAACGTGTTCAGTGACGGAACCTCCAACGAAATGTCCAGTATTTCGGGAAGTGTAAGCGGAGGTTTCGCCCTGACCCATACCATAAAGGTTTCAGCCTGA
- a CDS encoding sensor histidine kinase: MKKLWPHIILIPLLLTIPVVSSPDFDGTLSVFRVSPFQREFIRFVLVIIFFYINLNIFLPKLYGRKKYGIFAFCIILSFGIMVFLPYYLTSQNIFISEPSSMRMGPPEMGALPDSNMPSPRGDMPPNRNPVPRNDGSYYQMIFASALPFLFSFLSSLFIYRNMEKKELERSKARAELLNLKYQLQPHFLFNILNSVYSLALMKSDDTPNGILKLSNVMRYVVQESSKDFVELNREIEYLKDYIALQLIRTDNSLDFTYAEEGNTENLQIAPFILVNFIENAFKYGFNAEENSKISIKITVKEKTLDFHIFNHIVSRNTAGDNSLKIGMKNTVEHLKQVYPEKHSLDIRNDGKSFDVNLKIDLS, from the coding sequence TTGAAAAAACTCTGGCCACATATCATTCTTATTCCTTTGTTGCTTACTATTCCTGTAGTTTCTTCACCGGATTTTGACGGGACGCTTTCTGTTTTCAGGGTTTCGCCCTTTCAGCGGGAATTTATCCGTTTTGTTCTGGTCATTATTTTCTTTTATATCAATCTCAATATTTTTCTTCCGAAATTGTATGGCAGAAAAAAATATGGAATCTTTGCTTTCTGCATCATACTGAGTTTTGGAATTATGGTTTTCCTTCCTTATTATTTAACTTCCCAGAATATTTTTATTTCAGAACCTTCTTCAATGAGAATGGGGCCTCCTGAAATGGGAGCTTTGCCGGATAGCAATATGCCTTCTCCGAGAGGTGATATGCCTCCAAATAGAAATCCGGTTCCCCGAAATGACGGTTCCTATTACCAGATGATATTTGCCTCGGCACTTCCCTTTTTGTTTTCTTTTTTGTCTTCGCTTTTCATTTACCGGAATATGGAGAAAAAAGAACTGGAAAGGTCAAAAGCCAGGGCTGAATTATTAAATTTAAAATATCAGCTTCAGCCTCATTTTTTATTCAATATTCTCAATTCTGTGTATTCATTGGCGCTGATGAAATCAGATGATACCCCGAATGGGATTTTAAAGCTTTCCAATGTGATGCGGTATGTAGTTCAGGAAAGCAGTAAAGATTTCGTTGAGCTGAACAGGGAAATAGAATATTTAAAAGATTATATAGCCCTGCAGTTGATCAGAACAGACAACAGTCTTGATTTTACTTATGCGGAAGAAGGAAATACGGAAAATCTTCAGATTGCTCCTTTTATTTTGGTTAATTTTATTGAAAATGCCTTTAAATATGGTTTTAATGCAGAAGAAAATTCGAAAATATCTATTAAAATTACAGTAAAGGAAAAGACTTTAGATTTTCATATCTTTAATCATATTGTCAGCCGGAATACTGCCGGAGACAACAGCTTGAAGATTGGAATGAAGAATACGGTTGAGCATCTTAAACAGGTATATCCTGAAAAACATAGCCTGGATATCCGTAATGACGGGAAAAGTTTTGATGTTAATTTAAAAATTGATTTAAGCTGA
- a CDS encoding peptidylprolyl isomerase: protein MTIENNHVVAVKYILHTIEEDGSKVLVEETTAENPLTFLYGVGMMIPKFEQNILGLKAGDKAAFVIQPEEAYGEKQPDAIAQLPIDMFKESGTPPIGAILPLSDNQGNNFQAFVIEVTAEAVIVDLNHPMAGKVLDFQVEILNTRPATEEELSHGHAHGIDGTDAH, encoded by the coding sequence ATGACAATTGAAAACAACCATGTTGTAGCTGTAAAGTACATACTGCATACCATCGAAGAAGATGGAAGTAAAGTTCTTGTAGAAGAAACAACAGCAGAAAATCCACTTACATTTTTGTATGGTGTGGGAATGATGATTCCAAAATTTGAACAAAATATCCTTGGTTTGAAAGCAGGTGATAAAGCAGCTTTTGTAATTCAGCCTGAAGAAGCTTATGGTGAAAAACAGCCTGATGCCATTGCTCAATTACCAATTGATATGTTCAAAGAATCCGGAACTCCGCCTATTGGAGCCATTTTGCCTTTGTCTGATAATCAGGGGAATAATTTCCAGGCATTTGTAATAGAGGTAACGGCAGAAGCTGTAATCGTAGACCTTAACCATCCAATGGCTGGAAAAGTTTTGGATTTCCAGGTGGAAATTTTAAATACACGTCCGGCAACGGAAGAGGAATTATCCCATGGCCATGCTCATGGAATTGATGGAACAGATGCTCACTAA
- a CDS encoding LytR/AlgR family response regulator transcription factor produces the protein MIRAIALDDEILALKIIENYAEKIENLSLEKIFNIQSDAQKYLNKFPVDLIFLDIEMPAKNGMDFYKNISQHTKVIFTTAYSEYAVDAFSINAVDYLLKPFSFERFKTAVEKVKVNAATDDVAYLSIRADYKLHKINFNDIVLIEGLDDYIQIHLKDLPKITARSSMKNIMEKLSEKDFIRVHRSYIVPVSSIKTVVNRNIHIGDFVIPIGDTYKDMVMAIVNK, from the coding sequence ATGATAAGAGCCATTGCTTTGGACGACGAAATTCTTGCCCTGAAGATCATCGAGAATTATGCAGAAAAAATTGAAAATCTTTCTCTGGAAAAGATCTTCAATATACAGAGTGATGCCCAAAAGTACCTTAATAAGTTCCCTGTTGACCTCATCTTTCTGGATATTGAAATGCCGGCAAAAAACGGAATGGACTTTTATAAAAACATTTCCCAGCATACCAAAGTTATTTTTACAACCGCCTATTCAGAATATGCCGTAGATGCCTTCAGCATTAATGCTGTAGATTATCTGTTGAAACCTTTTTCTTTTGAAAGATTTAAAACGGCTGTTGAAAAAGTAAAAGTAAACGCAGCAACTGATGATGTAGCCTATCTTTCTATCCGTGCGGATTACAAACTCCACAAAATCAATTTCAATGATATTGTTCTGATTGAAGGTCTGGATGACTATATCCAGATTCATTTGAAAGATCTTCCCAAAATCACAGCCCGCTCTTCAATGAAAAATATTATGGAGAAACTTTCCGAGAAGGATTTCATCAGGGTCCACCGTTCCTATATTGTACCTGTCAGCAGTATAAAAACCGTTGTGAACCGTAATATTCATATCGGTGATTTTGTTATTCCCATCGGTGATACTTATAAGGATATGGTGATGGCTATCGTCAATAAATGA
- a CDS encoding VF530 family DNA-binding protein: protein MQEPSKDPLHGKRLDAILEELVEYYEGFEKLGEQINIKCFTDNPSISSSLKFLRKTPWARTKVESLYLFVLRQKKRDEKKPGK, encoded by the coding sequence ATGCAGGAACCGTCCAAAGATCCATTACACGGTAAAAGACTCGATGCTATTCTTGAAGAGCTGGTAGAATACTATGAAGGTTTTGAGAAGCTCGGGGAGCAGATTAATATAAAGTGTTTTACAGATAACCCAAGCATCAGTTCCTCCCTGAAATTTCTGCGAAAAACCCCGTGGGCAAGAACAAAAGTGGAAAGCCTGTATCTGTTTGTTCTGAGACAGAAAAAACGGGACGAAAAAAAGCCTGGAAAGTAG